From Patescibacteria group bacterium, a single genomic window includes:
- the secD gene encoding protein translocase subunit SecD encodes MERNKIWTIFVFIIALAVLSLLIDIPQLPEWVPGNKWFSKQKIHLGLDLQGGAQLTYQMNLDDIPSKDRASSIDGVRDVIERRVNVWGVSEPVVQTANVGNSWRLLVELPGIKDVNKAIAMIGETPILEFKEQAPVKEITAEEKQAVKNFNEEVKVKADQALVMALKGEQEFSELVAEFSQEPGADENKGVLDWFKKGVMLPEFEKVVFEDLKVGEITQELVETQFGYHIIKKIDERTNEDGELEAKASHILFFIQSEQTMIKQPEWNYTGLTGKQLKRAYVTFNSQTNDPEISLEFNKQGTKLFGEITTRNVDKPVAIFLDNIPLSIPTVREPITTGMAVITGKFALKEAKQLSQRLVAGALPVPIELIGQQNIGPSLGKISVQESFVACLLGFLIIIIFMISFYRFRGLLASFALLIYALIVMALFKLIPVTLTLAGVAGFILSLGMAVDANILIFERLKDEERIGKHIFAAIDDGVAHAWTAIRDSNITTLIVCFILYSFGTGLVKGFGLTLGIGVLVSMFTAIVVTKTFLKLTAREHD; translated from the coding sequence ATGGAAAGAAATAAAATTTGGACAATTTTTGTTTTTATCATCGCTTTAGCTGTTTTATCTTTACTAATTGATATTCCTCAGTTGCCAGAATGGGTGCCAGGGAATAAGTGGTTTTCAAAACAAAAGATTCATTTAGGATTGGACTTGCAAGGAGGAGCTCAGTTAACCTATCAAATGAATCTTGATGATATCCCAAGCAAGGACAGGGCTTCTTCTATTGATGGTGTTAGAGATGTTATTGAACGGCGGGTTAATGTCTGGGGAGTGTCAGAGCCAGTTGTACAAACAGCTAATGTAGGTAATTCTTGGAGATTACTGGTTGAGTTGCCAGGCATCAAAGATGTTAACAAGGCAATTGCTATGATTGGAGAAACTCCTATTTTGGAATTCAAGGAGCAAGCACCAGTTAAAGAAATTACGGCAGAAGAAAAACAAGCAGTAAAAAATTTTAATGAAGAAGTTAAAGTCAAAGCAGACCAAGCATTAGTTATGGCTTTAAAAGGAGAACAAGAATTTTCAGAATTAGTAGCCGAGTTTTCTCAAGAGCCAGGCGCAGATGAAAACAAGGGAGTGCTTGATTGGTTTAAAAAAGGAGTCATGTTGCCGGAATTTGAAAAAGTTGTTTTCGAAGATTTGAAAGTTGGAGAGATTACACAAGAGTTAGTAGAAACACAATTTGGATATCATATTATTAAAAAAATTGATGAAAGAACAAATGAAGATGGAGAATTAGAAGCAAAAGCTAGTCATATTTTGTTTTTTATTCAATCAGAGCAAACAATGATTAAGCAGCCAGAATGGAATTATACAGGGTTAACAGGCAAACAATTAAAAAGAGCTTATGTTACCTTTAATTCGCAAACAAATGATCCAGAAATTTCTTTAGAGTTTAATAAACAAGGAACAAAATTATTTGGTGAAATTACAACTAGAAACGTTGATAAACCAGTTGCTATTTTCCTTGATAATATTCCTTTAAGTATTCCAACAGTTAGAGAACCAATTACCACGGGCATGGCAGTGATTACAGGGAAATTTGCCTTAAAAGAAGCAAAGCAATTATCACAACGATTGGTGGCAGGTGCTTTGCCAGTTCCAATAGAATTGATTGGTCAACAGAACATAGGTCCTAGTTTGGGAAAAATTTCTGTCCAAGAAAGTTTTGTGGCTTGTTTGTTAGGTTTTTTGATTATTATAATTTTCATGATTTCTTTTTACAGATTTAGGGGATTGTTGGCTAGTTTTGCCTTGCTTATTTATGCTTTAATTGTAATGGCTTTGTTTAAGTTAATCCCAGTCACTCTTACTTTAGCTGGAGTAGCTGGTTTTATTTTGTCTTTAGGCATGGCAGTTGATGCTAATATTTTAATATTTGAACGATTAAAAGATGAGGAACGTATTGGCAAGCATATTTTTGCTGCTATAGATGACGGGGTTGCTCATGCTTGGACAGCTATTAGGGATAGCAATATTACAACTTTAATTGTTTGTTTTATTCTTTATAGTTTTGGGACAGGTTTGGTAAAAGGATTTGGATTAACCCTTGGCATTGGTGTTTTGGTTAGCATGTTTACAGCTATTGTTGTCACAAAAACATTTTTAAAATTAACAGCTCGAGAACATGATTAA
- the secF gene encoding protein translocase subunit SecF — MINFVKHKQIFFYFSGTLLLISVLSLFSFGLNLGIDFLGGSMLEIKYLEESPTVDEVRDKVADFDDLGEIKIQATKNNGFILRFKNIDQQTHQDMLDKLGKVEEQRFESIGPVIGEQAAKNARWAITLALLAVILYVAWAFRKLARISSKKESWKYGAGALLALFHDVLILLGFFAIFNHFNSSEINIDFIIAILTVLGYSINDTIVIYDRIRENLLSFKFKHMAEAINSSLNETIVRSLNTSLTTLLVLLVLYLFGGESMKNFVLAMMVGIGIGTYSSIAIASQFLLFKRK, encoded by the coding sequence ATGATTAATTTTGTTAAACATAAACAAATATTTTTTTATTTTTCAGGAACTCTTTTATTGATTTCTGTCTTATCTTTGTTTTCTTTTGGTCTTAACTTAGGAATTGATTTTCTAGGGGGCAGCATGTTAGAAATAAAATACTTAGAAGAAAGTCCAACCGTGGATGAAGTTAGAGACAAGGTGGCTGATTTTGATGATTTAGGAGAGATTAAAATTCAAGCAACTAAAAATAATGGATTTATTTTAAGATTCAAAAATATAGACCAACAAACACATCAAGACATGCTGGACAAATTAGGAAAAGTAGAAGAACAAAGATTTGAATCAATTGGCCCGGTGATTGGAGAGCAGGCAGCTAAAAATGCTAGATGGGCAATAACGCTTGCTTTGCTAGCTGTTATTCTTTATGTGGCATGGGCTTTTAGAAAATTAGCCAGGATTTCTAGTAAAAAAGAATCATGGAAATATGGAGCCGGAGCTTTATTGGCTTTATTTCATGATGTTTTAATCTTGTTAGGGTTTTTTGCTATTTTTAATCATTTTAATTCCTCGGAAATAAACATAGATTTTATAATAGCAATTTTGACTGTTTTGGGTTATTCGATTAATGATACAATTGTTATTTATGACAGGATAAGAGAGAATTTATTGTCATTTAAGTTTAAGCATATGGCCGAAGCAATTAATTCATCCTTAAATGAAACAATTGTTCGGTCATTAAATACATCTTTAACAACTTTGTTGGTTTTATTAGTTCTTTATCTTTTTGGGGGAGAATCAATGAAGAATTTTGTTTTAGCAATGATGGTCGGGATTGGCATTGGGACATATTCTTCAATTGCCATTGCTAGTCAATTTTTATTATTTAAAAGAAAGTAA
- a CDS encoding glycosyltransferase, whose product MRVALVHDFLTQYGGAEKVLESFHEIWPKAPIFTLFYNEQVMGEKFKDWDIRPSPIQNLPLAVKKYRWYLPLMPSAIERFDLSNFDLVISDSSAYSKGVITQPQTVHISYIHSPTRYLWSDTYNYLEGLSGGEKLVKKILPIILTNLRKWDFIAAQRPDYLLANSKFIADRIKKYYRREVSAVVYPPVEVDKFKVSKKLEDYYVLVSRFRPYKKVDLAIRAFNKLKIPLKVIGTGNIAELKKIAGPYIEFLGFVSDQDKADYLSKAKAFIHPQEEDFGITPVESMASGRPVIAYNSGGATETVIQDKTGSFFSEQTWESLAEAVVKFDYKKFDSNIIQQHASGFGDKRFKKQILDFVNLYVK is encoded by the coding sequence ATGCGAGTTGCATTAGTTCATGATTTTTTAACTCAATATGGTGGAGCGGAAAAAGTTTTAGAATCTTTTCATGAAATTTGGCCTAAAGCGCCAATTTTTACTTTATTTTATAACGAGCAAGTAATGGGAGAAAAATTTAAAGATTGGGATATTAGGCCTTCTCCGATTCAAAACTTGCCATTAGCAGTTAAAAAATATAGGTGGTATTTACCATTAATGCCTAGCGCTATTGAAAGATTTGATTTAAGTAATTTTGATTTAGTTATTTCAGATAGCTCGGCTTATAGTAAAGGTGTAATAACTCAGCCCCAGACAGTTCATATTTCTTACATACATTCGCCTACCAGATATTTATGGTCTGATACATATAATTATTTAGAAGGATTGTCTGGTGGAGAAAAGTTAGTTAAAAAGATTTTGCCAATTATTTTAACAAATTTAAGAAAGTGGGATTTTATAGCAGCTCAAAGGCCTGATTATTTGTTAGCAAATTCAAAATTTATAGCAGATAGAATTAAAAAATATTATCGTAGAGAAGTGTCTGCAGTTGTTTATCCTCCGGTTGAAGTTGATAAATTTAAAGTTTCAAAAAAGCTTGAAGATTATTATGTGCTTGTTTCAAGATTTAGACCTTATAAAAAAGTAGATTTAGCAATCAGAGCTTTTAATAAACTGAAAATTCCTTTAAAAGTTATTGGCACGGGCAATATAGCAGAATTAAAAAAAATAGCTGGTCCTTATATCGAATTTTTAGGATTTGTCTCTGACCAAGATAAGGCAGATTATTTGTCTAAAGCAAAGGCATTTATTCATCCTCAAGAAGAGGATTTTGGCATTACACCAGTTGAATCAATGGCTAGTGGCCGACCAGTAATTGCTTATAATTCTGGTGGTGCAACTGAAACAGTTATTCAAGATAAAACAGGTAGTTTTTTTAGTGAGCAGACATGGGAAAGTTTAGCAGAAGCAGTTGTTAAGTTTGATTATAAAAAATTTGATTCTAATATAATCCAACAACATGCTTCAGGATTTGGAGATAAAAGATTTAAAAAGCAAATATTAGATTTTGTTAATTTATATGTTAAGTAA
- the murJ gene encoding murein biosynthesis integral membrane protein MurJ: MLSKSFNAQNTVAGGAIIIALFSVISRILGLFRDRLLSGNFGAGNVLDAYYASFRLPDLVFQILVFGALSSAFIPVFLEHFSKDKTRAWGITNLVLNSLFLIIFIFSIIFFIFAPLLVDIMVPGFDESTKSLTVSLTRIMLLGSLFFTLSNVVSSVLTALRRFLVYSLAPVMYNIGIIFGILFLTKTNLGILGLAWGVVLGAFLHLLIQIPMFFKLGFKWSYKFNIFDPVVKKILKLMLPRCFGLAVSQLNFIVITFIASTIAVGSVAVYSLAFNLISVPVGIFGISLAVSLFPLLSKRVIDKEYGLIAHQFSRTIRYIAYLIIPVSVLFILLRTQIVRIILGTGIFSWKDTVLTAQTLGWFSFSLFAQTLIPVFARSFYAYQDTVTPVKIALISFTINIVGCILLAPIMGVYGLALAFSLSSIINISLLYIAFNKKNKLNTAEIFNSFFKIIGLSALMVVVVQVVKYQIGDMVNMHTFLGVFIQLVVSGLAGILFYVLMSFVFKFKEIKIFLYFLKKR; this comes from the coding sequence ATGTTAAGTAAAAGTTTTAATGCGCAAAATACTGTTGCAGGTGGAGCAATTATCATTGCTCTTTTTTCTGTTATTAGTCGTATTTTAGGTCTTTTTAGGGATCGTCTTTTAAGTGGTAATTTTGGAGCTGGTAATGTTTTGGATGCTTATTATGCTTCTTTTCGTTTACCTGATTTGGTTTTTCAAATTCTTGTTTTTGGAGCTCTTTCATCTGCTTTTATTCCTGTTTTTTTAGAGCATTTTTCAAAAGATAAAACAAGAGCTTGGGGAATTACGAATTTAGTTTTAAATTCTTTGTTTTTAATAATTTTTATTTTTAGTATTATATTTTTTATTTTTGCTCCTTTGCTTGTTGATATAATGGTGCCAGGGTTTGATGAGAGTACAAAGTCTTTAACTGTTTCTTTAACTAGAATTATGTTACTTGGTTCTTTGTTTTTTACACTAAGCAATGTAGTTAGTAGTGTGTTAACTGCTTTAAGAAGGTTTTTAGTTTATAGTTTAGCTCCTGTGATGTATAATATTGGTATTATTTTTGGTATTTTATTTTTAACTAAAACTAATTTAGGAATTCTTGGCCTGGCCTGGGGAGTTGTTTTAGGGGCTTTCCTTCATTTATTGATACAAATACCAATGTTTTTTAAATTAGGGTTTAAATGGTCTTATAAATTTAATATTTTTGACCCAGTTGTAAAGAAAATATTAAAATTAATGTTGCCTCGTTGTTTTGGTTTGGCTGTTTCACAGCTTAATTTTATAGTAATAACATTTATTGCTTCAACTATTGCAGTTGGGTCAGTAGCTGTTTATAGCTTGGCTTTTAATTTAATAAGTGTGCCAGTTGGTATTTTTGGCATATCTCTTGCTGTTTCACTTTTTCCACTTTTAAGCAAAAGAGTTATTGACAAAGAGTATGGCTTGATTGCACATCAATTTTCAAGGACAATCAGATATATTGCTTATTTAATAATTCCTGTTTCAGTGTTGTTTATTCTATTGAGAACTCAGATTGTCCGAATAATTTTAGGAACAGGTATTTTCTCGTGGAAAGACACTGTTTTGACAGCTCAAACATTGGGATGGTTTTCCTTTTCTTTATTTGCCCAAACATTGATTCCTGTTTTCGCAAGGTCGTTTTATGCATACCAAGACACGGTTACGCCAGTTAAAATTGCTTTAATAAGTTTTACGATTAATATTGTGGGGTGTATTTTATTGGCCCCAATAATGGGGGTTTATGGACTGGCTTTAGCTTTTTCTCTTTCTTCTATTATTAATATATCTTTATTGTATATTGCTTTTAATAAAAAAAATAAATTAAACACAGCTGAAATTTTTAATTCATTTTTTAAGATAATAGGTTTATCTGCTTTAATGGTTGTGGTTGTACAGGTAGTTAAGTATCAAATTGGTGATATGGTGAATATGCATACATTTTTAGGTGTTTTTATTCAATTAGTCGTATCAGGATTAGCAGGCATATTGTTTTATGTTTTGATGAGCTTTGTTTTTAAGTTTAAGGAAATAAAAATATTTTTATATTTTTTAAAAAAAAGATAG
- the lepA gene encoding elongation factor 4, with protein MTSLNIRNFCIISHIDHGKSTLADRLLEITGTVKKEQMKPQYLDKMALERERGITIKLQPVRMNYSLNNKQYILNLIDTPGHADFSYEVSRSLAAVEGAILLIDARQGIQAQTLANLYLAKKQNLVIIPVINKIDLSGVDLDKRKKELVDLLEIEEDDIVCISAKDGKNIEQVLAVLIDKVPSPVIDSVKSFQALIYDSFFDDYRGVIAFVRVFNGVVKKDDKIKLLGTKTKTIVTQTGFFSPDLVAKDNLFAGEIGYISTGLKDIEKCRVGDTICLDGDNVDALPGYEEPLSMVFAGIYPKNGDEFEKLKNALLKLKLNDSSLNFQPEGFSADGSSVLGKGFRVGFLGMLHLDIVQERLKREYGLDLVVTYPNIAYRVFSDNQAKEFKTIRSPLDFTNDSSITQVQEPWVVIKIIMPEESLGSVMNFITEFSMAQKSGNKFIEIKYIGSGISKQRQVILIYHIPFALLLADFYDKLKSVSQGYASYSYKIIGYLPTDVVKMDILIAGDVVKQLASIVYRDFSYIHGRKIVKKLKKLLPRQLFEVKIQAAINNRILASEKIPALRKNVTDKLYGGDVTRKKKLLAKQKKGKKRMMKTGKVNIPSDVYWKLMKG; from the coding sequence ATGACAAGTTTAAATATTCGTAATTTTTGTATTATTTCTCATATTGACCACGGGAAATCAACTTTAGCTGATCGTCTTTTAGAAATAACAGGCACGGTTAAGAAAGAACAAATGAAGCCACAGTATCTTGACAAAATGGCTTTAGAAAGAGAAAGGGGGATTACGATTAAATTACAGCCAGTTAGAATGAATTATTCTTTAAACAATAAACAATATATTTTAAATCTAATTGATACGCCTGGGCATGCGGATTTTTCTTATGAAGTTTCTCGTTCTTTAGCAGCAGTGGAAGGAGCTATTTTGTTGATTGATGCTAGGCAAGGGATACAGGCACAAACTTTAGCAAATCTTTATTTGGCTAAAAAACAAAATCTTGTAATTATTCCCGTTATTAATAAAATTGATTTGTCTGGAGTTGATTTAGATAAACGGAAAAAAGAATTAGTGGATTTACTGGAAATAGAAGAGGATGATATTGTTTGTATATCTGCTAAAGATGGGAAAAACATAGAGCAAGTTTTAGCTGTTTTAATAGATAAAGTTCCGTCGCCGGTTATAGATTCAGTAAAGTCATTTCAAGCATTAATTTATGATTCTTTTTTTGATGACTACAGAGGAGTGATTGCCTTTGTTCGTGTTTTTAATGGAGTTGTTAAAAAAGATGATAAAATAAAATTATTGGGAACTAAAACTAAAACAATTGTTACTCAAACGGGCTTTTTTTCACCAGATTTAGTAGCCAAAGACAATTTGTTTGCTGGAGAAATTGGATATATTTCAACTGGCTTAAAAGATATTGAAAAATGTCGAGTAGGAGATACTATTTGTTTGGATGGTGATAATGTTGATGCTTTGCCAGGATATGAAGAACCATTGTCAATGGTTTTTGCTGGTATATATCCGAAAAATGGCGATGAATTTGAAAAATTAAAAAACGCTTTATTAAAATTAAAATTAAATGATTCTAGTTTAAATTTTCAACCAGAAGGATTTTCTGCTGATGGTAGCTCTGTGCTTGGCAAGGGATTTAGAGTTGGATTTTTAGGGATGCTCCATCTTGATATTGTTCAGGAGCGATTAAAGAGAGAATATGGATTGGATTTGGTTGTCACATATCCTAATATTGCTTATAGAGTCTTTTCAGATAATCAAGCAAAAGAGTTTAAGACAATTCGTTCTCCTTTGGATTTTACAAATGATTCTTCAATAACACAGGTTCAAGAGCCTTGGGTGGTTATAAAAATTATTATGCCAGAAGAGTCGCTTGGTTCAGTTATGAACTTTATTACAGAATTTTCAATGGCACAAAAATCAGGCAATAAATTTATAGAAATTAAGTATATCGGTTCGGGCATATCAAAACAAAGGCAAGTTATCTTGATATATCACATACCATTTGCATTACTGCTGGCTGATTTTTATGACAAGCTTAAAAGTGTATCGCAAGGGTATGCTTCTTATAGCTATAAGATTATTGGTTATTTGCCCACTGATGTAGTTAAGATGGATATTTTAATTGCAGGTGATGTGGTTAAGCAATTAGCATCTATTGTCTATAGGGATTTTTCTTATATTCATGGTAGAAAAATTGTTAAAAAATTAAAAAAACTTTTACCTCGACAACTTTTTGAAGTCAAAATACAAGCAGCTATTAATAATAGAATTTTGGCTTCTGAAAAAATTCCTGCTTTACGAAAAAATGTTACGGATAAGCTTTATGGAGGAGATGTCACGAGAAAGAAGAAGTTATTAGCCAAACAAAAAAAAGGCAAAAAGAGAATGATGAAAACAGGAAAGGTAAATATACCGTCAGATGTTTATTGGAAATTAATGAAAGGATAA
- a CDS encoding septum formation initiator family protein, which translates to MPRKKESSLKSIISSKILFYVLILFIFILMLSLIREVNTKIYLKKELSRIQSQVESLTAKNTNYLEEIEKSKTEYFKEKQARLKMGLKKPGEDVIVIVPVEDDVDEQNKGFFEKQASNIKIWWNLFFKPN; encoded by the coding sequence ATGCCTAGAAAAAAAGAATCAAGTTTAAAAAGTATTATTTCTTCTAAAATATTATTTTATGTTTTAATATTATTTATTTTTATTTTAATGCTTTCCTTGATAAGGGAAGTTAATACAAAGATTTATTTAAAAAAAGAATTATCAAGAATACAGAGCCAAGTTGAATCATTAACAGCCAAAAATACGAATTACTTAGAAGAGATTGAAAAAAGTAAAACAGAATATTTTAAAGAAAAACAGGCTCGTTTAAAAATGGGATTAAAAAAACCAGGCGAAGATGTTATAGTTATTGTTCCAGTAGAAGATGATGTTGATGAGCAAAATAAAGGTTTTTTTGAAAAACAAGCATCAAATATAAAAATCTGGTGGAATCTTTTTTTTAAACCCAACTAA
- a CDS encoding phosphatase PAP2 family protein, producing the protein MDYIILKYINSFAGKFLWLDMIGIIITDFLILFMPLIIFLVYFLFNKKRKILYIFLKFMLGFVLVMSFGYLISQIIARPRPFLVYSEIYQLTKFKMLVQDFSFPSHHTANSFIMAIIVFYDWKRFGSILLVFAFLIGVSRVFVGVHYPTDVLGGIVLSIICALLTNHLLSQRVKTSP; encoded by the coding sequence ATGGATTACATAATTTTAAAATATATTAATAGCTTTGCGGGAAAATTTTTATGGCTTGATATGATAGGAATCATAATTACTGATTTTTTGATTTTATTCATGCCTTTGATTATTTTTCTTGTTTATTTTCTTTTTAATAAAAAAAGAAAAATTTTATATATTTTTCTTAAATTTATGCTTGGCTTTGTACTAGTAATGTCATTTGGTTATTTGATCTCGCAAATAATTGCTAGGCCCAGGCCATTTTTAGTTTATAGTGAGATTTATCAATTAACAAAATTTAAGATGCTTGTTCAGGATTTTTCGTTTCCATCTCATCATACTGCTAATTCTTTTATCATGGCCATTATTGTTTTTTATGATTGGAAAAGATTTGGTTCAATTTTGTTAGTTTTTGCCTTTTTAATAGGTGTTAGCAGAGTTTTTGTGGGGGTCCATTATCCAACAGATGTTTTAGGTGGTATTGTTCTGTCTATTATTTGTGCGTTATTAACCAACCATCTTTTATCTCAGCGTGTCAAAACCAGTCCCTAA
- the topA gene encoding type I DNA topoisomerase: MKLVIVESPTKARTISRFLGNNFIVESSNGHIRDLPKGNLGIDIDETDDFEIKYVIPRKKSKHVTKLKKIFEKADDVYLATDEDREGEAIAWHIYEILKTHSQKKKIKDKTFFRIAFHEITKSAIKQAIKNPTEINMAMVNAQQTRRILDRLVGYKLSPFLWKKITKGLSAGRVQSPTVRLIVERETEIAKFIPTEYWSIEALLQGTTNDKTEFLANLIKKDDVRIAKLDIKTTKQADEIKQDLIKAEYKVLDIKDKDKNKYTTPPFKTSTLQQRANQELGFSVKKTMFVAQKLYEGIPLEGKQAAGLITYLRTDSLNLSEDFLKQTKEYILNKYGSEYSKLTRYKTNKKTAQEAHEAIRPTDCTNTPDKIKQYLDNNQYKLYDLIWRKAVASQMTEARINTATIKIQALKKQTKYELKTSGSSIKFAGWLKLYPDKMKQIILPNIKIDETLKLLKINNKQHFTEPLPRYTEASLIKTLEKYGIGRPSTYSPIISTIQLRNYVTREDKRFRPTEIGELVNNFLIKHFPDIVNYEFTAKMEEDLDKIANNEINYMKMIKDFYKPFKKNLDKKEEEVAKKSFDEKTDKKCPKCGELLIIKMGRFGKFIACAGFPKCKFTENLKGKDNKSKENNGTGIKCPKCQKNEIVKKKTRKGRFFFGCPSWPKCDFALWNEPIDKKCEKCGSLLTKNGKKIKCSNKECDFILS, encoded by the coding sequence ATGAAACTAGTAATTGTAGAATCGCCAACCAAAGCCAGAACAATCAGCCGTTTTTTAGGTAATAATTTTATAGTTGAATCATCTAATGGACACATAAGAGATCTTCCTAAAGGAAATTTAGGGATTGATATTGATGAAACAGATGATTTTGAAATAAAATATGTTATTCCTAGAAAAAAGTCAAAACACGTCACCAAATTAAAAAAAATATTTGAAAAAGCTGATGATGTTTATTTAGCCACAGACGAGGATAGAGAAGGAGAAGCAATTGCCTGGCATATTTATGAAATTCTAAAAACACATAGTCAAAAAAAGAAAATAAAAGACAAGACATTTTTTAGAATTGCTTTTCATGAAATTACAAAATCAGCCATTAAACAAGCCATTAAAAATCCAACTGAAATTAATATGGCCATGGTTAATGCTCAACAAACTCGACGAATATTAGATAGATTAGTTGGCTACAAATTATCTCCATTTTTATGGAAAAAAATAACCAAAGGGCTCTCAGCCGGACGAGTTCAATCACCAACAGTCAGGTTAATAGTTGAAAGAGAAACAGAAATAGCTAAATTCATACCAACGGAATATTGGTCAATTGAGGCCTTGTTACAAGGAACAACTAATGATAAAACAGAGTTTTTGGCAAACCTCATAAAAAAAGATGATGTCAGGATTGCCAAACTAGATATTAAAACAACTAAACAAGCAGACGAGATTAAACAAGACCTAATCAAGGCAGAATACAAAGTTTTAGACATTAAAGATAAAGATAAAAACAAATATACCACTCCCCCTTTTAAGACTTCTACCTTGCAACAACGAGCAAATCAAGAATTAGGTTTTTCAGTAAAAAAAACAATGTTTGTGGCCCAAAAACTTTATGAAGGAATACCATTAGAAGGAAAACAAGCAGCTGGTTTAATTACATATCTAAGAACAGACTCTCTCAACCTGTCAGAAGATTTTCTAAAACAAACAAAAGAATATATTTTAAACAAATACGGCAGTGAATATAGTAAATTGACAAGATATAAAACAAATAAAAAAACAGCTCAAGAAGCTCACGAAGCAATTAGACCAACTGATTGTACTAATACTCCTGATAAAATAAAACAATACTTGGACAACAATCAATACAAGTTATATGACTTAATTTGGAGAAAAGCAGTTGCTTCTCAAATGACTGAAGCAAGAATTAATACTGCTACTATAAAAATACAAGCTTTAAAAAAACAAACAAAATACGAACTAAAAACTTCTGGATCAAGTATAAAATTTGCTGGCTGGCTAAAACTATATCCAGATAAAATGAAACAAATTATATTACCAAATATAAAAATAGATGAAACATTAAAACTTTTAAAAATAAACAACAAACAACATTTTACAGAACCTTTGCCAAGATATACTGAAGCAAGTTTAATTAAAACATTAGAAAAATATGGTATTGGCAGACCATCAACTTATTCTCCAATAATTTCAACAATTCAATTAAGAAATTATGTAACCAGAGAAGACAAAAGATTTCGCCCCACTGAAATAGGTGAATTAGTAAATAATTTCTTAATCAAGCATTTTCCTGACATTGTCAATTATGAATTTACTGCTAAAATGGAAGAAGATTTAGATAAAATAGCTAATAATGAAATAAATTATATGAAAATGATAAAAGACTTTTACAAACCATTTAAAAAAAATCTAGACAAAAAAGAAGAAGAAGTGGCTAAAAAATCATTTGATGAAAAAACTGACAAGAAATGCCCAAAATGTGGAGAATTATTAATTATCAAGATGGGCCGATTTGGAAAGTTCATTGCTTGTGCTGGTTTTCCAAAATGTAAATTTACAGAGAACCTAAAAGGAAAAGACAATAAATCAAAAGAAAATAATGGCACTGGTATTAAATGTCCTAAATGTCAAAAAAATGAAATTGTGAAGAAAAAAACCAGAAAAGGAAGATTTTTCTTTGGCTGCCCTAGCTGGCCTAAATGTGATTTTGCTTTATGGAATGAACCAATTGATAAAAAATGTGAAAAATGTGGTAGCTTGTTAACAAAAAATGGTAAGAAAATAAAATGTAGCAACAAAGAATGTGATTTTATTTTATCTTAA